ATTCTTATCCAGCACAACCTGAATATGAATGAAAGTAGCCTTTCATAAATTAACACAGATAAGAATTTGCAatacaattttacattttatatttaacacAGTAACCAAAAATATTTCTGAAATAAAAACCTTTGCTATTAGCCTCTTGTATGGTAAATGTTCGTCTCTCAAATTCAGGTGTGCTATATGACCAACAGTCTCAAAAGCAGAAGGAATAATCATACCCTCAGGCAGCAAGGCCTCCAAGACCTGTAACAATAATATAGGActgatttttttctattttattcacAATTTGAAGTTGAATGAAGAACATGAAAGGGGGAAAACTTATCACAAAAATGCTTCTAGGTTGCATACATGAATACaaatttagatttaaaaaataattgtacatATAAATCAGATGTTGATTAtaactcaaaaaaattaaaatccaattttcacaagttaacaaattaaaatagaaacaaagaATGAAACAGAAATaccatattattttgatttgaagCACGTGttcattttaagaaaatcatACAGATGAAAAGTTCATTTTATCATGAAAGACCAAATCACACACAGTGAAGGCGAGGGAGAtaataatatgtacaaagaaaaaCTTAAATACACATATGCATACACCCAAACGCAGATTATGTGCATAACTGTGTCCTCACTATAATATACCTCAGTCATCTGCCAGTAATCATAGAATAGTGTCAGCTTGCATCTAACTAGCTCAAGCGTCAAATTTGTACTCTTTTCTGCATACTCCTTCAAAACAGCCTGGAGACAGGATGAAAATATGAACCATGTGATTTATCCCATTTTAAACTAAAAGATAGAACATCAAAGAACAAGGAGATACCCAAATCAGGTCAATACTCAACAGTATCAGCATATAATGAAAGTTTTACATTAAAGATAGTTTGGCAACTGTTCACTAGTTTGTCTTTAAACTACCACTTTTGAAACTAGGACACGAGGCATGAGCCCTCAAATAATGATAGTTTGATACAGAATTCTCCGAGGACAAACAATATCAAATTCATATGACAGTTGTCTGTCAAGAGAGAGTGTTACTTCAGCTCTCAAACAGAGCTTGGCATGGCAGATTTTTGCCAACCACCATAGGCAATTTGAGAAGGAAGGCACACTATGGCAGTGCCATAGGCCACAATGGTGTGTTTATATGGCAGAATTTTGGCCATCCGCCACCGATAACATTGATAAAAATTCTGGCAATATCACATAATGCTATAATTTCACAAAAGCCAAGATGGCCTGCATAAAGTCATATAAAGAACAAACCAAAGGTAATGACTAATGGCAATTTAACTAATATGATTTCAGATGCTTAACAGTACACCATAGCATCACTATGCATAGCATATTTGTGGATTAAATACCTCCTTTACTACTAAAGGACATCCAAATTGACCAACGGCAGGAGAAAAGTTCCCCATACATTACAGCTGAAGAACCACCATCATTTCaggaataaaacaaattattccCGCTGTTAACTCCCATTGTTAATAAAACTAAGTGCCATGGACTTCCTATAGACAACTACATTCACATTAATGACCGATAGGAAGCTTCGCAATTTTCTCACACAAATGTCCAAAATTAGCATGCTAAAGGCTGCTACAGTAAGTGTAAACCCCTAGAGCTCAATCTAGTCAACTTTTGAACCAGAAAACATATCCCTTCGCTAAGTCAATGCCAGAGCCTTTACAAGGAAGTAGGAACATTGCTGAACCAGCTaccactcttacaatttgagcATGCTTGATCAGTATAACTATCATCCTCTTATTTTCATCAAACCTTTAACAACGTACATGACAAGTTGAAAATAATCACAGAAAGGTTTTAAAAAGCAGTCCAGGACAGCAATTTCGGCTGCAACATCAAGGGAAACTTTTATCCGCAATTTCCCACAACATTGTGATGAAACTGAgaccgcaatttaaaaccttggacACAATAACTGACACAGAAAGGGGTATGCAAACACTGAAAACTCACATAACAGAAAAGAGTGAATGCTGAAAAAACAGAGGCAGCACCTTAATTGCCTCAGGCAACTCCTCCATGCCGCGACCCGCGTAGCGTTCATCCAGAAGCAGCAACCTCGTGGAACCCCTCCACTTGCTCCTCGCAAACTCTTCGCCAAGCAAATTCCTCAAACCATCACTtccttcttcttcatcctcaACAACCTCAACCGCGGCAAACCTGTTCTCCCCCACGGGCTTAACCTCTTCACTCGCCTCCCtactcttcctcctcctcttatTCCTGTTCGGCCGCGAAATCTTAGCGAGGTGGCGGAACTTCACGAAGCCGCTGGTGTTGAACGTCCTGGCGAGCCGGTCGCGGTACAGCACGGGGCCCAGAACGTCGCCGTCGCCGTCCGCCTTGCCGTGGATCCGGCGTTGCAGCGAGACGAGAcgtctttcttcttcatcatcatagTCGAAATCTCCGTTAGCGTTACCTGGTTGAGGCAAGAGAGGGGCGAGGGAGGGGTCGAGGTCGTCGCCGGGGACGCGGGCGATGTTGCGGAGGCGGGGCCAGTTGAGGAGGTGGCCGCGGAGGCGGCCTTCAAGGGCGGAGCATTGGGAGGAGGGGAGGCGGAGGGCGGCGAGGTGGAAGACTCGAGTGAATGCTTCTTGGCAGAGGACGGCGTCGTCTTGGGGTAGGGTTTGGGAAGGGATTGGTGTTCCCTTGTGGAGAGAGGGTCCGTAGGAGGAGAGAGGGGCAGTGGAGAAGTGTGTgggaagggaaagggaagaagaagCTTTGCTTCTGTGAGGGAAGACCAATtttgagggaagaagcccaacCACTTGCGGCTTTAGGAATACGTTGCTTATCATTCTGCAACCCAGGATAGCGAACTCAACTCAAAAATCTTGGATCAACTACTTCGCCTTCGCTTCCTTATAAAAACTACCCTCagatgccatttttgttttttctaaatatatcaaaacatttctatttttttataaaattcaaatgcaTCAATTTTGGTATGGCGGTAAGTTCTGATTATGCGTTGATTATAGAcatgtaaatatgatattttttataattggttATGCATATAACTTGCTCCccacataaaaatgataaattttaattttaaaagaacaaaaagtgtactaattttttttatagaaacaaatttgaaacatttaaaaacaaatttcatCATATAACTACTCTTGACTTgtgaggtaaaaaaaattactttgacTTGTTGCAGTTTAaccattgattttaaatttcaatcatacaattatattaaatatttagagcgaaggattttttttttttttgtcaactaTTAGAATTTTATCTAACTGAAACCAGATTGTTTTTCCTGTAGATTATTGCAACgtctaaaagaataaaaagcttAGGCAAGAGTTGTTTATTATAACCACATTGAAGTAGTATAGCAAGAATTTTACttcacaaaatcaaaatcattagaGTAATTGAAAGACTATAACATAGAGCTATGTCTTTCTTTCTATCTTTAACACTACATTGCATTTGTTTTGTTACACCATTTCGAAATGTTTCATGAGTGGAAGAGCTTGAAACAGTGCGTGCTGAAACAGATGAGCTTCCAAAAGTTGAGGGAACATTTGAACTAGCTAGATCGGCAAGTGCTTTTACAGTGTGGGTTCGAGATTTTACCACTTGTTTCTTCCAAGTTGCTAGTGGATCTGGACAAGGACAATTTGTCCTTATTCACTTTCCTTCTTTTAATAACCATCCTTATCTAAAAGAACCaccaaaaaaaggtaattaATCAGTTATCCACAAAActtactaaaaaaaagaaaaaatatactattacttaataagtttattatgtcaactctatattttaaaacttcATAGTCAGACGGCGGTGATTATTGATAGAAATTTTCCAGATGTAAAAACTTTGAAAATCATTGGCAGTTAAAAATATTGCATTTAAGTCTCtataatttcaaaaacaaaatcaattaatcaaatgcATGAATACGTATTTCAAACTGTAGGGAATATATgtatttacaatttaatttaaatttaaaagaattcaacatgtttgCATGCATGGTTAACAAATCAGAGATAATTTTCAACCTAACAAATATATTGTGATTGTATATATCTAAGGtggtgtttaaatttgaaatgagTCAGTTTCACAAAAACATGTTGACGGTAAAACAAATGACATTGTTGGTGAAATGAGCATTCTTACGTCATAATCTTCTtcaattgtaattatttataattataatatagttCCGATGTTATTTTGTTATCTATATTGTAACAGACATTTATATggcaataattataattaaggtCAAGAGTTATGACAAGTAAAATTTTGTGGTTTCCAACAAGTTCTCTCTTTGGAAGGTAATTCTGTTCGAGAGACATGAACTTAAACTAAATGTGTATACTTCTTTCAACATAAACTCGAATCTCATTGtggcaagaagaagaaaactacCAAAGTGGTTGCACTGATAACCGTCTTGAGGGCATGTGCCGCTCCAAACAACGACGACAACATGGCCGGCAAAACGGCACCGTCGCTGTAAGCGACCGCGAGATACGACAAAACCGGGTCGCTCCCATTGCGTTTTGGTATAATAGAGTCGTCGATGCCCATAACGGGTTTGAAACGCATCAACAACGATGACTTTTTGCCTTTGTTCTTTTGCGTGGTCGATTCCATCATGCATGCATGACCCCAAAGAAGAAGATGCTTAGACTTTGAAATTATTTCGAGTATTTTCCTCATACTTGCTTGTCGATCGAGTGCCACACGGGATATTGTGGGAGATGGAAAGCGCCTCAGGTTGATCAAATAGCCTTGAACTGTGATGCTGCGATTCTGACTCAAGAGATGCTGTCAACCTCCTTGAAGGAGCCTGTGATGTGCTTCGTTCATCCTCCCCATGCCTTCAAAACATATCTTGTACACAAACAATAACACGGTGACCTTCCTTCAAAACAAAACATGATAACCTTAAAAAATACTTTcctatctaataaaaaaaatatttcctattaaattcttatatataatttcattacaTTGTCTAATATAACTTTAGAATAATatgttgaaattttaataattaaatataattcttataagatgataattttttcaaaaaaattaatagctaATAATGTGAAAAcaattgttaaataatttaaatattaattaaagttagtaattttcctaattattagttaattggGTCACTATTTACGGGAAATTTGAGGTATTGGGAGATTTACACCAATGAGCTATAAACAAGCACACAAGGAACTTGACACCACACTTTAATCCAAAATCTTAAGGTTTAAGTTTATAAATATGGTGTTCAACTTTCTTATTTCTACTTGATGTAAGACTTCATCTCACATTTATACTCCATCAATCGCCTCCCCTTCCCTTTCCATTCTCAGGACTAAAGCTCCGCCACCAACGTCGTTACAAGACTCATACCCTAACCCAACTGACTCGAACCCACATATGGAGGTCCATTAGGATTCAAATCTTGATTCACATTCGTCCCCACACCGTCCTAATTCAGAtttgtaaaataagtttttttttaaaaaaattatattaaaatgtgattttagaaaaaataaatttattattacatatttatttttaactacttatatgacaataaatttatcacatCATATTATGGATATGTGTATAGGACGAGTAGTAACATCCTCattcctaattaaaaaatttgggttATCCCCAAACTCTTATCCGATCAATCCAAGTATTTGTCGTCAAAGTTGAACGGATTCAAACAGGTATCCATGGGTACATATTTCGTTATCATGCCTAGTTGTGGAAAAAAGCTaccaaaaaatcatttaatatatttcaaacaagtttttcaaatattttttggcGTATTTTAACAATCAGAAAATGAgctatattaaataattaaaaaaattacatgtgtcaGCATTTAATCCAATGTTGTGGGCTTGTGGCATAACATGTAGGCAGGACACAGCAGCACTTAATGGACCCTTCTAACACCATGGAGATAAACCatggaaagaaacaaaaaaaaaaaacaaaattccgTATATATCAACAACTATTAACATATTAAAGCTTTTTGAATCGCACAATATGTGAGTCTGATAAATTTCTAGACCACAATTACCAAATGACAAGGATTAGAACCTACATGAAAATACACGTGATAGCAGTTGATTTGAGTGTCTTGTATATGTTTCTTTAGTTACTAGTAggattattttttagttctaCAAGATGGTGCATTGACAACAAGTACAGGATTTTAGAGGTGAATCATCGCCAGATCCCAGTATTGTTCCAGGACATCGAACTCCAAAGCATGCGGTGTCTTCCACCTGTTCACTGTCTTCTACATATTCAGGCACAGAAGTCGACCACCGCAGATCAAAGTTCATTAGTGTCTTTGGTGCAGCTTCTTCTGCTGGAACTATCTCTGAAATGATTGTGGCTTTCCCTTTCTCCAGTACCTCTTCACCCACCTTGGCCTTGCCCTTTGCCTTTCTTAGTCGTAACTCACTCTCAGCTTCCACAGGTTCTTCACATATTTCCTCTATCTCCCCTATACCCTTGTCATGTTCTTTTGGGTTTACCTTAGTCTCAGCTTCTgcatctttttgttcagatgaATCTCCCACTGTCACAGCCTTTCCCTGGTCAAGTCCTTGTTGCTTTGTTGCCTCAGTCTCAGCTTCTGGCTCTGCACCTTCTTCAGTTGCCTCCACCCTTTCCCGTCTTCGTCGGCGGATTAATGGTGctacattttcttcttcttcagtaTCCAATACCGTGAACTGGATGAACTTGGTTGTGCTATATTTTTGTACTTCAGATTTCCTTGTCTGTATCTCTGATGCTTCTTCCGCTGCAGCTTCTTCAGATTGGATTGGGAGCTTTGTCCTAATTTTAGTTGCAGATATTACAGTTCCTGAAGCGCTACATATCTCGATGGCGCTCCTATGACAAAGATGGACCAGCTGCCTCCAACAGCCCTCCAGCTTCCcctagaaaaacataaaaaagattaGGCATATATTACAAATCTAATCTAATCAATTAagaatttaagtttttattccATGTACCGGTTTGTCAAGTGATTTTTGAATTGCATTAAACTCTGAGGGATATCCAACGAAAGTGGCAGCTAGAAAAGCGGATATTGCAATATGAGAAGGTTTGAATTCAGTGAATTGGTGCACTGTAGACAAACGGAAAATAAAGATGTTCTCTCAGTACCAATGTTagacaaaaaatatagaatCCAAAAACTCTTGTTGTGTGAATATATATACCTCCTTGAGACTGGACTATGATCTCATTGATCGATCGGCGTTTGAAACCACCGATTTCGCTGAAGGTGGGGTAATAGTGATCTAGGAAGTAAAACGGAGTTATAGGTAGCATTCGCCAGTTAAGGCCACTGAGAATGCTAAGTTCCATTGCCGCTAACCTAGTAGGCTGGTAATTCAAATCTTTCTCGAACTGTGCAACGAATCAGTGCATGTAGTGGCGTATTAAAAGAATATGAGCTTACAATTAAATGTGAGTTAGTTTCTCAGTGTAAAGTGTGAGACTGGCATAGGTTTGTTTACCAGAAACTGTTGGAGATCGAATTGGTTTGACCTCATCTTAGCGGAAAGCATGAAGCAACAGGTTGCAACGAAACAAACTGTATCAGTTACAGAAGAGCCTAGCCCAACCTGTATCAGTTACACGAAAGAAATCAGAGAaacttcaacaaaaaaatttcaaaatttctggaagccaaaagaaagaaatatattacTGCAAATGGATTCGTGGAAGAAGCATAGCGATCGAAGTAGTTCATTGCAAGATAGGCAACATACGCATCAACAACTTGGCCTTGAGAGAGCTGTGGAGCAAAACATGCACACACAAAATCAGAATAGAGAGAACTAAATAGAATAACATTTTAATCCACAATGTCAGATCAATaaacaagattaaaaaaaaattatgaaaattcttCTTATGTTTCATAGCTAAAATTAAACGAACATTCAGTTTTCCCTCTGTTTTCTAAGTAACTATAGAGAGATGAAAATGAGCTTCATAATATAGAAAGTAACAAAAGATGTTTTATTAAACTCAAAGATTACATACAGAATGCTTGGATACTTATAGCTATTAAGCTAACAAAATGAAAGCAGATTCTATCTAGGAATTAGTTAACAAAGTGAAATAGCTATTATCACAGATTTGAAACAAAAGCTATTATCTAAAAGTATCTGAAATAGATGCTATTATCTAACAGGGAATCAGCAGAATAATAGGATCATAACAGCATACATAACACAGCTTAGTAAAAATAGAGAGgaacaaataaataatgttggaATAACCAAAATTTTCTTATGAAACAAACATTTTCTTGCACAAAATAATCAGTTTATACATTTCACCCCACAGTTACACAGATCCATAAACAAGACTAccaaaattatgcaaaaatatCACGTCAAGTTTTTGCTTCTGTTTCCTTGAGAGTTTTTCATAAAcattattcaatttttcatgTGTTTTCTAAGTATTCAGATCCATAAACAATGCTACGTCATAGTTGAAATAAAACGAACATTCATTTCTCCTTGTGTCTTCTATGTATTTGTAATCCAATCATGACGAAAATTCGCTACAAAACACAGCCTAAAAAACAAACCGCAAAACGAAACTAACAATGACGGAAAAGATTCTTGCACGAAAGCATAAAATGCAGCCAAAAAAACTAGAAAGCGCAGAACGCATGCATCGTTGAAATCAGAGAGCGAAATGAAACTGACAATGACTGAACGGAAAATTTGGGAGAAACAAACAGAAAATCCATTCACGCAAGCGTTTATTTAACCAAGATTCTTAATAATTACGGCTAATTAAGCGAAACGAAAGAAAAGGCATCTTCGATTTTAACTCACCTTAGCAATTGTTGCAACCGCGTGCTTCCGATGCAGAAGGTTCCTTTCTGCTTTATAAAAGCCCTTGGTGGCCATGAATTCGCGCTCGATCTGGAGGTAATTGTTTATAGCTTGACGTTCTTTGTCACTAGGAATTGGAAACTCGGTTTTGGAATCCATACTCAGAAGAA
Above is a window of Glycine soja cultivar W05 chromosome 12, ASM419377v2, whole genome shotgun sequence DNA encoding:
- the LOC114380249 gene encoding tRNA (guanine(37)-N1)-methyltransferase 1-like, with amino-acid sequence MISNVFLKPQVVGLLPSKLVFPHRSKASSSLSLPTHFSTAPLSSYGPSLHKGTPIPSQTLPQDDAVLCQEAFTRVFHLAALRLPSSQCSALEGRLRGHLLNWPRLRNIARVPGDDLDPSLAPLLPQPGNANGDFDYDDEEERRLVSLQRRIHGKADGDGDVLGPVLYRDRLARTFNTSGFVKFRHLAKISRPNRNKRRRKSREASEEVKPVGENRFAAVEVVEDEEEGSDGLRNLLGEEFARSKWRGSTRLLLLDERYAGRGMEELPEAIKAVLKEYAEKSTNLTLELVRCKLTLFYDYWQMTEVLEALLPEGMIIPSAFETVGHIAHLNLRDEHLPYKRLIAKVVLDKNKPRIQTVVNKIDSIQNEYRTMQLEVLAGNHSLVTTVVENGLRFQVDLATVYWSSRLGTERQRLLSGFTRNDVVCDVFSGVGPLAISAARIVKRVFANDLNPYAVEYLERNCVLNKLERKIKVFNMDGRRFIKAMYDSDISQSITQVVMNLPSEAAEFLDAFRGIYKNRPKDGEYTLPLIHVYGFSKARDPEFDFHERIRIALLEVAVNVDMRRVRLVAPGKWMLCASFILPKSVAFADTAAVDT